Proteins from a genomic interval of Crassostrea angulata isolate pt1a10 chromosome 7, ASM2561291v2, whole genome shotgun sequence:
- the LOC128155227 gene encoding uncharacterized protein LOC128155227, which translates to MMSYYETRISVMQKVLWIIIFLSYQCSSTGEDCLKSGNNSKCCADFFMKEGKCTPCPNGYFGPNCDFTCPYPSYGRRCVEGNCDCPKDLCSPETGCVYQPITQNYFADISFEKSTSAEENNLIITEQKNKYSGDKFDSKKSESSSTVVVVISVFCSLIIISLVIVMVLQMKGKLLSHNQIFLSNRRSRVISQRHVDTYCEIDEKNMEKTECNKLDVVEIYESIDYSNKNEIKYTELPKRKGVSNEKRKLMSTILMTKILDDDDDDDDDINIAIQHDVKSGEKQVNRTEPEIQMRKDKVDLDTFSKRKRKTSSNISGYIDMEKKDPKDYVSMNAENKGL; encoded by the exons ATGATGTCCTATTATGAGACACGCATATCAGTGATGCAGAAAGTTCTTTGGATTATCATTTTTCTGAGTTATCAATGTTCTTCCACAGGAGAAGACTGTTTAAA ATCAGGAAACAATAGCAAATGCTGTGCAGACTTTTTTATGAAAGAAGGAAAATGCACCC CTTGTCCAAATGGATATTTTGGACCAAATTGCGATTTCACATGTCCCTATCCTAGTTATGGACGTCGGTGTGTGGAAGGAAACTGCGATTGCCCGAAAGACTTATGTAGCCCAGAAACCGGATGTGTTTATC aACCAATCACTCAGAACTATTTTGCCGACATATCCTTTGAAAAAAGCACATCTGCAGAAGAGAATAATTTAATAATCACTGAACAAAAGAATAAATACAGTGGCGATAAATTTGATTCCAAAAAGAGTGAGTCTTCATCAACAGTGGTGGTTGTAATTTCAGTCTTTTGCAGTCTTATTATTATATCGCTTGTTATTGTTATGGTACTTCAAATGAAAGGCAAATTACTTTCgcacaatcaaatatttttatcaaaccgAAGATCCCGAGTGATCAGTCAACGTCATGTTGATACATATTGCGAGATTGATGAGAAAAACATGGAAAAAACAGAATGCAACAAATTAGATGTAGTTGAAATTTATGAATCAATcgattattcaaataaaaatgaaataaaatatacagaGCTTCCAAAGAGGAAAGGAGTTTCAAATGAGAAGAGGAAGCTTATGTCTACAATTTTAATGACGAAGATCttggatgatgatgatgatgatgatgatgatataaATATTGCTATTCAACACGATGTTAAAAGTGGAGAAAAGCAGGTTAACAGGACTGAACCCGAAATACAAATGAGAAAAGACAAGGTTGATCTTGACACTTTCtcaaaaagaaagagaaagaccTCTAGCAACATCAGCGGATACATCGATATGGAGAAGAAGGATCCGAAAGATTACGTGTCTATGAATGCTGAAAACAAAGGGTTATAA
- the LOC128155224 gene encoding uncharacterized protein LOC128155224 isoform X1, whose translation MDNSSKLVVLVFIKLICYGILASASVDCPVDFYVKNGACTDCPDGTFGPNCTHTCSYPTYGRRCILECKCTGNQKCDPAEGCINKINDQSSTYLSGNFTADTWKTKPVTESITEIAQKITLQQQSVRPSTSNVVPQTSSDVSSTIFTFKTEHLNTASEFIQVKTGSPASQNNTVIIVIVIVGSIVILLLVVVIAVQIRGKQKRRVHMRETVSFTRGHSSTYCEIDDQMVPSTSDYHLINDDYEHLKQSEADRTKYSTLPTKINEAEKGGYLSPKSKTLQKVWCAEKLPLNNEKHGPTRHSIQDINLHYTALPTKRKATSELISHKTPLANSAFKSDYETESSEGHVKPQQIDEEYPVHLRKAEENLDTNVLRVPKSVKISTDSYIDMDKGTKLDEYVAMEEHGKKITKHCESEEKLEITDTYK comes from the exons ATGGACAATTCTTCTAAATTGGTTGTACTggtttttatcaaattgatttgtTATGGAAT TCTGGCATCTGCTTCAGTGGACTGTCCTGTAGACTTTTATGTCAAAAATGGAGCTTGTACTG ATTGCCCAGATGGAACTTTCGGACCAAATTGCACCCATACTTGTTCTTATCCTACCTATGGTAGAAGATGTATTTTAGAATGTAAATGCACTGGCAACCAAAAGTGTGACCCTGCAGAGGGATGCATAAACAAAATCAATG ATCAAAGTTCGACTTATCTCTCAGGCAATTTCACAGCAGATACTTGGAAAACTAAACCAGTTACAGAATCTATTACCGAAATAGCTCAAAAGATAACCTTGCAACAACAGTCTGTCAGACCTAGCACAAGTAACGTTGTACCCCAAACTTCATCGGATGTTTCTTCGACGATATTTACATTCAAAACGGAACATTTAAACACTGCTAGCGAATTCATCCAAGTAAAAACTGGGAGTCCAGCATCTCAAAACAACACAGTCATTATCGTGATCGTCATTGTAGGCTCAATAGTCATATTACtgcttgttgttgttattgCTGTGCAAATTAGAGGAAAGCAAAAAAGAAGAGTTCATATGAGGGAAACTGTATCGTTCACCAGAGGTCATAGTAGCACATACTGCGAAATAGACGACCAAATGGTTCCTTCTACCTCTGATTATCACTTGATAAATGATGACTACGAACACCTTAAACAGAGTGAAGCAGATAGGACAAAATACTCAACGCTTCCTACAAAAATAAACGAGGCGGAAAAAGGTGGCTACTTGTCCCCAAAATCTAAAACATTACAAAAGGTCTGGTGCGCTGAAAAACTTCCATTGAATAATGAAAAGCATGGACCTACTCGGCACTCAATACAAGACATCAACTTACATTATACAGCTCTTCCAACAAAACGTAAGGCTACGTCTGAACTTATTAGTCACAAAACTCCATTGGCAAATTCCGCTTTCAAATCTGATTATGAAACAGAAAGCAGTGAAGGGCATGTCAAACCCCAGCAAATTGATGAAGAGTATCCAGTTCATTTGAGGAAGGCTGAAGAAAACCTGGACACCAACGTATTAAGAGTTCCGAAATCAGTAAAGATTTCTACTGATAGTTACATTGATATGGATAAAGGTACAAAACTTGATGAATATGTAGCTATGGAGGAACATGGTAAAAAGATAACAAAGCATTGCGAAAGTgaagaaaaattagaaataacggACACTTACAAATGA
- the LOC128155224 gene encoding uncharacterized protein LOC128155224 isoform X2: MDNSSKLVVLVFIKLICYGILASASVDCPVDFYVKNGACTDCPDGTFGPNCTHTCSYPTYGRRCILECKCTGNQKCDPAEGCINKINGNFTADTWKTKPVTESITEIAQKITLQQQSVRPSTSNVVPQTSSDVSSTIFTFKTEHLNTASEFIQVKTGSPASQNNTVIIVIVIVGSIVILLLVVVIAVQIRGKQKRRVHMRETVSFTRGHSSTYCEIDDQMVPSTSDYHLINDDYEHLKQSEADRTKYSTLPTKINEAEKGGYLSPKSKTLQKVWCAEKLPLNNEKHGPTRHSIQDINLHYTALPTKRKATSELISHKTPLANSAFKSDYETESSEGHVKPQQIDEEYPVHLRKAEENLDTNVLRVPKSVKISTDSYIDMDKGTKLDEYVAMEEHGKKITKHCESEEKLEITDTYK; the protein is encoded by the exons ATGGACAATTCTTCTAAATTGGTTGTACTggtttttatcaaattgatttgtTATGGAAT TCTGGCATCTGCTTCAGTGGACTGTCCTGTAGACTTTTATGTCAAAAATGGAGCTTGTACTG ATTGCCCAGATGGAACTTTCGGACCAAATTGCACCCATACTTGTTCTTATCCTACCTATGGTAGAAGATGTATTTTAGAATGTAAATGCACTGGCAACCAAAAGTGTGACCCTGCAGAGGGATGCATAAACAAAATCAATG GCAATTTCACAGCAGATACTTGGAAAACTAAACCAGTTACAGAATCTATTACCGAAATAGCTCAAAAGATAACCTTGCAACAACAGTCTGTCAGACCTAGCACAAGTAACGTTGTACCCCAAACTTCATCGGATGTTTCTTCGACGATATTTACATTCAAAACGGAACATTTAAACACTGCTAGCGAATTCATCCAAGTAAAAACTGGGAGTCCAGCATCTCAAAACAACACAGTCATTATCGTGATCGTCATTGTAGGCTCAATAGTCATATTACtgcttgttgttgttattgCTGTGCAAATTAGAGGAAAGCAAAAAAGAAGAGTTCATATGAGGGAAACTGTATCGTTCACCAGAGGTCATAGTAGCACATACTGCGAAATAGACGACCAAATGGTTCCTTCTACCTCTGATTATCACTTGATAAATGATGACTACGAACACCTTAAACAGAGTGAAGCAGATAGGACAAAATACTCAACGCTTCCTACAAAAATAAACGAGGCGGAAAAAGGTGGCTACTTGTCCCCAAAATCTAAAACATTACAAAAGGTCTGGTGCGCTGAAAAACTTCCATTGAATAATGAAAAGCATGGACCTACTCGGCACTCAATACAAGACATCAACTTACATTATACAGCTCTTCCAACAAAACGTAAGGCTACGTCTGAACTTATTAGTCACAAAACTCCATTGGCAAATTCCGCTTTCAAATCTGATTATGAAACAGAAAGCAGTGAAGGGCATGTCAAACCCCAGCAAATTGATGAAGAGTATCCAGTTCATTTGAGGAAGGCTGAAGAAAACCTGGACACCAACGTATTAAGAGTTCCGAAATCAGTAAAGATTTCTACTGATAGTTACATTGATATGGATAAAGGTACAAAACTTGATGAATATGTAGCTATGGAGGAACATGGTAAAAAGATAACAAAGCATTGCGAAAGTgaagaaaaattagaaataacggACACTTACAAATGA
- the LOC128155224 gene encoding uncharacterized protein LOC128155224 isoform X3, with the protein MDNSSKLVVLVFIKLICYGILASASVDCPVDFYVKNGACTDCPDGTFGPNCTHTCSYPTYGRRCILECKCTGNQKCDPAEGCINKINADTWKTKPVTESITEIAQKITLQQQSVRPSTSNVVPQTSSDVSSTIFTFKTEHLNTASEFIQVKTGSPASQNNTVIIVIVIVGSIVILLLVVVIAVQIRGKQKRRVHMRETVSFTRGHSSTYCEIDDQMVPSTSDYHLINDDYEHLKQSEADRTKYSTLPTKINEAEKGGYLSPKSKTLQKVWCAEKLPLNNEKHGPTRHSIQDINLHYTALPTKRKATSELISHKTPLANSAFKSDYETESSEGHVKPQQIDEEYPVHLRKAEENLDTNVLRVPKSVKISTDSYIDMDKGTKLDEYVAMEEHGKKITKHCESEEKLEITDTYK; encoded by the exons ATGGACAATTCTTCTAAATTGGTTGTACTggtttttatcaaattgatttgtTATGGAAT TCTGGCATCTGCTTCAGTGGACTGTCCTGTAGACTTTTATGTCAAAAATGGAGCTTGTACTG ATTGCCCAGATGGAACTTTCGGACCAAATTGCACCCATACTTGTTCTTATCCTACCTATGGTAGAAGATGTATTTTAGAATGTAAATGCACTGGCAACCAAAAGTGTGACCCTGCAGAGGGATGCATAAACAAAATCAATG CAGATACTTGGAAAACTAAACCAGTTACAGAATCTATTACCGAAATAGCTCAAAAGATAACCTTGCAACAACAGTCTGTCAGACCTAGCACAAGTAACGTTGTACCCCAAACTTCATCGGATGTTTCTTCGACGATATTTACATTCAAAACGGAACATTTAAACACTGCTAGCGAATTCATCCAAGTAAAAACTGGGAGTCCAGCATCTCAAAACAACACAGTCATTATCGTGATCGTCATTGTAGGCTCAATAGTCATATTACtgcttgttgttgttattgCTGTGCAAATTAGAGGAAAGCAAAAAAGAAGAGTTCATATGAGGGAAACTGTATCGTTCACCAGAGGTCATAGTAGCACATACTGCGAAATAGACGACCAAATGGTTCCTTCTACCTCTGATTATCACTTGATAAATGATGACTACGAACACCTTAAACAGAGTGAAGCAGATAGGACAAAATACTCAACGCTTCCTACAAAAATAAACGAGGCGGAAAAAGGTGGCTACTTGTCCCCAAAATCTAAAACATTACAAAAGGTCTGGTGCGCTGAAAAACTTCCATTGAATAATGAAAAGCATGGACCTACTCGGCACTCAATACAAGACATCAACTTACATTATACAGCTCTTCCAACAAAACGTAAGGCTACGTCTGAACTTATTAGTCACAAAACTCCATTGGCAAATTCCGCTTTCAAATCTGATTATGAAACAGAAAGCAGTGAAGGGCATGTCAAACCCCAGCAAATTGATGAAGAGTATCCAGTTCATTTGAGGAAGGCTGAAGAAAACCTGGACACCAACGTATTAAGAGTTCCGAAATCAGTAAAGATTTCTACTGATAGTTACATTGATATGGATAAAGGTACAAAACTTGATGAATATGTAGCTATGGAGGAACATGGTAAAAAGATAACAAAGCATTGCGAAAGTgaagaaaaattagaaataacggACACTTACAAATGA
- the LOC128155226 gene encoding uncharacterized protein LOC128155226 isoform X1, with protein sequence MTQESRTPACPPEFQWNSTLNKCVGWYCYHIHVIFDCVPGYYGLQCSKSCVAPFYGVGCQKLCSGCPISLCDVSYGCPRITEARISTTGLLYITTTIENIKSSLVGETTVTKTESSSIASKSSTTVNRKPTSSIKESRATLNSLLGSTTPPPSFLNSYYPVLLGILGVCVLFLVIFTIYVSIHIHEKCSQRRRSSKTISNISIKEDNNTYQEIHDFDTVGNLIRYDPFIERTTLSVEQSKQFTTRRDYVDAPIPVKENTYGHEPSDHDYIDVIHEEDVKHTYTHPVKITGSINEEHNSNNSPPQDKDGYMLANIVSSNSLVSSISEDKLGTVSTACVNDNTSRDSENTSDGSTKDYLTVVSS encoded by the exons ATGACACAGGAATCCAG AACTCCAGCGTGTCCACCCGAATTTCAATGGAATTCAACTTTAAACAAATGTGTTGGTTGGTACTGTTATCACATACACGTAATTTTTG ACTGTGTACCCGGTTACTACGGACTGCAATGCTCTAAGTCCTGCGTAGCACCCTTCTACGGTGTAGGTTGTCAAAAACTTTGCTCAGGGTGTCCTATAAGTCTTTGTGATGTGTCCTATGGTTGTCCACGTATTACAG AGGCCCGGATCTCGACTACAGGTTTGTTGTATATCACTACAACAAtagaaaacataaaatcttcCCTTGTGGGTGAAACGACCGTTACCAAGACCGAATCTTCATCCATTGCTAGCAAAAGTAGTACAACGGTTAACAGAAAGCCAACAAGTTCTATTAAAGAAAGTAGAGCGACACTAAACAGCTTATTAGGCTCAACTACACCACCCCCATCATTTTTAAACTCATACTACCCAGTTCTTTTGGGTATTTTAGGGGTCTGTGTTCTGTTTCTggtgatttttacaatttacgTAAGCATACATATTCATGAGAAATGTTCACAGAGAAGACGATCGTCAAAAACGATCAGTAATATTTCAATTAAGGAGGACAATAACACTTACCAGGAAATACACGATTTTGATACGGTAGGAAACTTGATAAGATATGATCCGTTTATAGAAAGAACCACCCTGTCGGTGGAACAATCAAAGCAATTTACCACTAGAAGAGATTACGTAGATGCACCCATTCCTGTTAAAGAGAATACATATGGGCATGAACCAAGTGACCACGACTATATAGACGTAATACACGAAGAAGATGTTAAGCATACATATACTCACCCAGTAAAGATCACTGGAAGTATAAATGAAGAACATAACTCGAACAATAGTCCGCCTCAGGATAAAGACGGTTACATGCTGGCAAACATTGTCAGTTCCAATTCATTAGTCAGTTCAATTTCTGAGGATAAGCTTGGAACTGTCTCTACCGCTTGTGTCAACGACAACACATCACGTGATAGTGAAAATACTAGCGATGGTTCAACAAAAGACTATTTGACTGTTGTATCAAGCTAA
- the LOC128155226 gene encoding uncharacterized protein LOC128155226 isoform X2 codes for MTQESRTPACPPEFQWNSTLNKCVDCVPGYYGLQCSKSCVAPFYGVGCQKLCSGCPISLCDVSYGCPRITEARISTTGLLYITTTIENIKSSLVGETTVTKTESSSIASKSSTTVNRKPTSSIKESRATLNSLLGSTTPPPSFLNSYYPVLLGILGVCVLFLVIFTIYVSIHIHEKCSQRRRSSKTISNISIKEDNNTYQEIHDFDTVGNLIRYDPFIERTTLSVEQSKQFTTRRDYVDAPIPVKENTYGHEPSDHDYIDVIHEEDVKHTYTHPVKITGSINEEHNSNNSPPQDKDGYMLANIVSSNSLVSSISEDKLGTVSTACVNDNTSRDSENTSDGSTKDYLTVVSS; via the exons ATGACACAGGAATCCAG AACTCCAGCGTGTCCACCCGAATTTCAATGGAATTCAACTTTAAACAAATGTGTTG ACTGTGTACCCGGTTACTACGGACTGCAATGCTCTAAGTCCTGCGTAGCACCCTTCTACGGTGTAGGTTGTCAAAAACTTTGCTCAGGGTGTCCTATAAGTCTTTGTGATGTGTCCTATGGTTGTCCACGTATTACAG AGGCCCGGATCTCGACTACAGGTTTGTTGTATATCACTACAACAAtagaaaacataaaatcttcCCTTGTGGGTGAAACGACCGTTACCAAGACCGAATCTTCATCCATTGCTAGCAAAAGTAGTACAACGGTTAACAGAAAGCCAACAAGTTCTATTAAAGAAAGTAGAGCGACACTAAACAGCTTATTAGGCTCAACTACACCACCCCCATCATTTTTAAACTCATACTACCCAGTTCTTTTGGGTATTTTAGGGGTCTGTGTTCTGTTTCTggtgatttttacaatttacgTAAGCATACATATTCATGAGAAATGTTCACAGAGAAGACGATCGTCAAAAACGATCAGTAATATTTCAATTAAGGAGGACAATAACACTTACCAGGAAATACACGATTTTGATACGGTAGGAAACTTGATAAGATATGATCCGTTTATAGAAAGAACCACCCTGTCGGTGGAACAATCAAAGCAATTTACCACTAGAAGAGATTACGTAGATGCACCCATTCCTGTTAAAGAGAATACATATGGGCATGAACCAAGTGACCACGACTATATAGACGTAATACACGAAGAAGATGTTAAGCATACATATACTCACCCAGTAAAGATCACTGGAAGTATAAATGAAGAACATAACTCGAACAATAGTCCGCCTCAGGATAAAGACGGTTACATGCTGGCAAACATTGTCAGTTCCAATTCATTAGTCAGTTCAATTTCTGAGGATAAGCTTGGAACTGTCTCTACCGCTTGTGTCAACGACAACACATCACGTGATAGTGAAAATACTAGCGATGGTTCAACAAAAGACTATTTGACTGTTGTATCAAGCTAA
- the LOC128155225 gene encoding uncharacterized protein LOC128155225 has product MFSLSFRMNFTIYLLILFNLKLLTTSQFCGTYGKIDYCCDNYYFDSIKKDCLECPNGSYGRNCSKTCVIPKYGWLCYETCECKNDEYCDIVSGCLNASTTSAPTSTPLVETSTPEIKESSSVTDTHSTYRTQSADITELHSNKKDTFDVKSAIIVSVSVASTTVFVSVVGCIIFCCIYKRKLSYPFQNTQYDESSNDPDIQVRTPLSNLETEVYMYMEIEEISPALSGDIPDKTKEHVKTNYDQLSKTVSDSSKYSEIGKYYTDIEKYKTFTTHKALYHHRELKRHNSWHHVIEKPLNSRSPSFTRKANSYLELCEDNDYLEAVHKLKNIEACRDFIYANMNTSQLANPISSFHSKNAVSYDDFVSIIKEC; this is encoded by the exons atgttttctttatcttttaGGATGAACTTTACcatttatttacttattctATTTAATCTCAAATTGCTGACGACTTCCCAGTTTTGTGGCAC ATATGGCAAAATAGATTATTGCTGCGACAACTACTACTTCGATAGCATAAAGAAAGACTGTCTTG AATGCCCCAATGGATCCTACGGACGAAACTGTTCGAAGACGTGTGTGATACCAAAATATGGATGGCTCTGCTATGAAACATGTGAATGCAAAAATGATGAATATTGTGACATTGTATCCGGTTGTCTCAAtg CAAGTACCACTTCCGCGCCCACCTCTACCCCATTAGTAGAAACCTCGACACCGGAAATAAAGGAATCATCAAGTGTTACAGATACACATTCAACCTATAGAACACAGAGCGCAGATATTACAGAACTGCATTCTAATAAGAAAGATACCTTTGATGTAAAATCAGCGATCATTGTGTCTGTTTCTGTTGCTTCTACTACAGTATTTGTTTCGGTAGTTGGTTGTATAATATTCTGCTGCATATATAAGCGGAAACTTAGTTACCCTTTTCAAAACACACAATATGATGAATCATCGAATGATCCTGACATTCAGGTGCGCACGCCGCTGAGTAACTTGGAGAcagaagtatacatgtacatggagaTAGAAGAAATATCGCCTGCACTGAGTGGTGATATACCTGATAAAACTAAAGAACACGTTAAAACAAATTACGACCAGTTGTCGAAGACGGTTTCAGATTCCTCCAAATATAGTGAGATAGGTAAATATTACAcagatattgaaaaatataagaCATTCACCACGCACAAGGCGCTGTACCACCACAGAGAGTTAAAACGTCATAATTCTTGGCATCATGTGATTGAGAAGCCACTTAACAGTAGATCTCCTTCCTTTACAAGAAAAGCAAACAGTTACTTAGAACTATGTGAAGATAATGATTATCTTGAAGCCGtccataaattaaaaaatattgaagctTGTAGAGATTTTATTTATGCAAACATGAACACTTCTCAATTAGCCAATCCTATTTCTAGTTTTCATTCAAAAAACGCTGTTTCTTATGATGATTTTGTTTCTATAATAAAAGAATGTTGA
- the LOC128156609 gene encoding uncharacterized protein LOC128156609: MCKRNPENAKVSSECCYGHIFNGSNCIVCADGFTGQNCRDTCDDTFYGRLCSFRCNCTKENCHHIYGCETDESRRFSISTNTVELSKLPEATTQYTDDFQSLYINSRPDSPLTKMQSTVTKYFQQGIAVDSANDTSVKTSTITQFTTSDNFSGNNNLIIVIGGLIAFFLCVLSIQACIKLRICQKRKTGRVTKQQQPFIYEETYEEINEVQEATFTNYNDKANSSQQTGKYNELKNVKRDSIMSYKNIDNKSKRHYIDGGMIEKCDELGSSLLSYDSNESCNAYLKPMNNTVEKHTNFKVIDTNEKPENLNEDCLVKTTEDVKLCPHNIEALHDINIDENGQSSRDLSDNTYLDVINEKNVEHNYSGENLKVHDEMSDNTYLDVIDESSDKDALERKKNDMRKLTEQDI; the protein is encoded by the exons atgtgcaaaCGAAATCCTGAAAATGCAAA agttTCTAGTGAGTGTTGCTATGGTCACATATTCAATGGATCAAATTGTATAG TTTGTGCAGATGGCTTCACAGGACAAAACTGCAGAGATACATGTGATGACACATTTTATGGCAGGTTATGCAGTTTTAGATGCAACTGTACCAAAGAGAATTGCCATCACATATATGGATGcgaaacag atgaaagtCGAAGGTTCAGTATCTCAACAAATACGGTTGAGCTTTCTAAACTCCCTGAGGCAACAACTCAATATACAGATGATTTTCAATCTTTATATATAAACTCTAGACCAGACTCACCACTGACAAAAATGCAATCTACTGTCACGAAATATTTTCAACAAGGAATCGCTGTAGATAGCGCCAATGATACAAGTGTCAAAACTTCCACTATTACACAATTTACTACATCAGATAATTTTTCGGGGAACAACAATTTAATTATAGTTATTGGTGGTCTGATAGCATTTTTTCTTTGCGTGCTCAGCATACAGGCTTGTATAAAACTGCGTATATGTCAAAAGCGAAAAACAGGACGGGTGACTAAGCAACAACAGCCTTTCATATATGAAGAAACATATGAAGAAATCAACGAAGTGCAGGAAGCaacatttacaaattataaCGATAAAGCTAATAGCTCTCAACAGACAGGAAAATACAACGAACTGAAAAACGTAAAACGAGATTCAATTATGTCATACAAGAACATTGACAATAAGTCAAAACGCCATTACATTGACGGTGGTATGATCGAGAAATGCGATGAATTAGGTTCGTCTTTGCTCAGTTACGATTCAAATGAAAGTTGTAACGCTTATTTAAAACCTATGAATAATACAGTTGAAAAGCACACAAATTTTAAGGTAATCGACACCAATGAAAAACCAGAAAACTTGAATGAGGATTGTCTGGTAAAGACTACTGAAGACGTAAAATTGTGTCCACATAACATAGAGGCATTGCATGatataaatattgatgaaaacgGACAAAGTTCCCGTGATCTTAGCGACAATACATACTTGGATGTTATAAATGAGAAGAATGTAGAGCACAACTATTCAGGTGAAAACCTTAAAGTTCATGACGAGATGAGTGACAATACATACTTAGATGTTATAGATGAATCTTCAGATAAAGATGCactggagagaaaaaaaaatgatatgaggAAATTGACGGAACAAGACATATAA
- the LOC128155985 gene encoding uncharacterized protein LOC128155985, which produces MRDECFKVSSIFSAIDNLSYASQILTMCKRNLETAKLFEECCYGHQFNGTHCYICADGFTGQKCETPCDGLFYGYLCSNSCECPKKHCHHIYGCSANESVVSSTAVYTTELFESSEATTSYLMESTRFSESTTRESQTTGNHYEITNVIFSNVSEEFQSDRVIISSVPPVTTSPNLLDNNTLIIAIGGLIAFFLCILSIQACVKLYACIRRKSKSKRITEKTDSAIDEETYDNINEAMMTAISKADDPQQQGKYYQLKTLNKDTSMPYHKIDNTLERRSAENLNIEMKDELHSSLISNDSTGSSSNSYLKPRTNKHEKHNYIEVLDTASANDELVKDCIEVPDHDASFPNYLEPIHSQHIDGNGQNSLVQRDSTYQDVINEKPLEDTYLDVVHCIETGNNP; this is translated from the exons ATGCGTGATGAGTGTTTTAAAGTGTCATCCATTTTTTCAGCCATCGATAATTTATCTTACGCCAGTCAGATACTAACTATGTGCAAGAGAAATCTTGAAACTGCGAA ATTATTTGAAGAATGTTGTTATGGTCATCAGTTTAATGGGACACATTGTTATA TTTGTGCAGATGGGTTTACAGGTCAGAAATGCGAGACTCCTTGTGATGGACTTTTTTATGGTTATCTCTGCAGCAATTCGTGCGAGTGCCCTAAAAAACATTGTCATCATATATATGGATGCAGTGCAA aTGAAAGTGTGGTTTCCAGCACGGCAGTTTATACGACAGAATTATTTGAATCGTCTGAAGCTACGACATCATATCTCATGGAGTCTACACGTTTCTCAGAAAGTACTACAAGAGAATCCCAAACGACAGGAAACCATTATGAAATTACAAACGTTATCTTTAGTAATGTTAGCGAAGAGTTTCAAAGCGATAGAGTAATCATTTCCAGTGTTCCACCAGTAACCACATCGCCGAATTTACTTGATAACAATACCCTCATCATAGCGATTGGTGGACTTATAGCATTTTTCCTTTGCATACTCAGCATACAGGCTTGTGTTAAACTGTATGCATGTATCCgtcgaaaatcaaaatcaaaacggATTACTGAGAAAACTGATTCGGCTATAGACGAAGAAACATATGACAATATAAACGAAGCTATGATGACAGCAATAAGTAAAGCCGATGACCCCCAGCAGCAAGGAAAATACTACCAACTGAAGACTTTAAACAAAGATACAAGTATGCCATATCATAAAATTGATAACACATTAGAACGCCGATCCGCCGAAAATCTCAATATAGAAATGAAAGATGAATTGCACTCTTCTTTAATCAGTAATGATTCGACTGGTAGTAGTAGTAATTCATACCTGAAACCTAGGACTAACAAACACGAAAAACACAACTACATTGAAGTTCTGGACACCGCTTCAGCAAATGACGAACTTGTGAAAGACTGTATAGAAGTTCCTGACCATGACGCATCATTTCCAAACTATTTAGAGCCAATTCACAGCCAACATATAGATGGAAACGGTCAAAACTCTCTTGTTCAACGTGACAGTACCTACCAAGATGTGATCAATGAAAAGCCATTAGAAGATACGTATCTTGATGTTGTTCATTGCATAGAAACGGGAAATAACCCATGA